The genomic window CCCCCCCCTTGCCGACAGTCGTATTATTATCATTATTTAAATCGAGACCCAACCAGATAGTTAACAGAAATCAGATCTTCCCATTCCAACACGTCAAAGGTAACGCTTACAGAATTGAAAATCCTCAACATAGTCCCGGACCTTTCGAGTGGAGGCGCTGAAAAACTTGTCGCCGAGTTAAACCAACAATTCGTTATTCGCAAGCACAAGAGCATAACCCTCACACTTTGTAACAATAAAAACGATTCCACCCAAAGCCTGAACCACAAAAAGCCATACGATGCGCTGAAGGCGCCTCATCGGTTGATCTCTTGGTATTTGAAGAATGGTCCATTCGAAATAGTTCATCTACACCTAACACCTGCTCAACTACTTGCGCCCTATATCAAGCTAATTGACCCCCAGGCGATCCTGGTGACAACAGAACACAGCACAACCAACCGCAGAAGACAATTGCGATTCGGAACTCTATTAGACGCCGTGCTCTATTTTCAGTTTTCGAAAGTGGTTTGCATAAGCCAAGGGAGCAGACAATTTTTAACCAAAGATCGACCGTATCTAAAACAAAAAACCTCTGTCATACTAAACGGAATCGATTCTTCCAGATTTCGTAGATCAGAAGTTGAACAAGATCCTACGCTTATACTATCAGTCGGCAGACTAGTGCACGCAAAGAACTTCCACTCTGCCATTCTTGCCCTAAAAAATATTAGAGATCTAAACTTCAAATACTTGATTGCCGGTACAGGCCCTGAGCAGCAAAAGCTACAGGACCTCATTATAAACAGCAGACTTGAAGACAAAGTGAAACTTGTGGGTCACATACAAAATATACCTAGATTCCTATCCAAAGGAAGCATATTTCTTACTCCATCAAACTCTGAGGGGTTTGGATTGGCCGCCGCTGAGGCGATGGCTTCAGGACTCGCCATAATCGGAAGCAACGTACCAGGACTGAGGGAGGTAATAGGAGAGGACAACGAGAGCTGCCTCCTTTCGAATCCAACTGACCTTGATAAAATGAGCTCGAACTTAAGAGCGGTTTTAATGAATTCAGCATTAAGAGAACGGCTACAATCAAATGCCTTAAAAAGGTCCAAGAAATTCTCTATACTGGATTCTTCCGACCGACATCTCTGTTTGTATAACCACCTGAATTCTCCTGAAATCATTTAGCCCTCGTGAAAATCTTTATTCTCAGTGCATACACACGTTCACTGATAAATCTGCGCGGTGAAATGATACGTTCTCTAACGGAACGAGGTCACGACGTTGTGGCACTCGCCCCAGAATGCGACTCCGAACTCACCTCTCGCCTCAGATCAAGGGGAGCTAGATTCATAAAGCTAACCATCAACAGAGCAGGTCTATCTCCAATAGGGGACCTGCGTTACACAATCCGCTTGGCGAGAATTCTATCGAATGAAAAACCAGACCTTTTGCTTTCGTATAACATAAAGCCAGTAATATTCGGTTCTTTTGCAGGACGCCTTGCAGGTGTCAAACACCTTGCGACAATCGTCGCTGGACTTGGATACGCCTTTTCACAACCCAGCAGCAACAAACACCGACTAGTCAGTAGCCTAACCAAGCTACTCTATCGCAACGCGATCTCCCGCCACAGCTTGATGATTTTTCAGAATAACGACGACCGAACTGATTTACAAAAACTAAAGCTGCTCAATCCACGCACAACCACTATCGTGGTTGGTGGGTCTGGTGTCGACACATCATGGTTCACAGAGAGCACCCCTTCGACAACTCCGGTCAGCTTTCTCCTGACAGCCCGCTTAATTTCCGATAAGGGCATTTATGAGTACTATGAGGCTGCAAAACGTATCTTGGCATCAGGCAGAAAAGCACAATTTCAGCTACTTGGCCCCTTCGACAGCAACCCGAAGGGAATTACCGAAAATGTGGTGAAAAAATGGAAGGCTGAGGGCATAATTCAATACTTGGGCGAATTGGACGACGTACGTCCCGCATACAATAACTGTAGCGTTTTCGTTTTACCATCCTACTATCGGGAAGGATGCCCCCGTTCTAGTCTCGAAGCCTTATCCTGTGGCAGACCGATCATTACAACAAACTCTGTAGGCTGTCGCGAAACCGTTATTGACGGGAAGAATGGATTTCTCGCACGGCCCAGATCGATCGAAGATATCGAGCAAGCCATGATACGCTTTATCGACGATCCCAGCCTAATTCACCGAATGGGCAAAGCGTCTCGCAAACTTGCAGTGGAACGATTTGACGTCCACACCGTCAACAGACGGATCATAGAAGCAATTGAAGCGTTGCCATGAATCCACAGTCAATTATTGTAAGTGGTGCCTCGGGCTGGCTCGGGAGAGAAATCCTCAAGTCCACCGCGAGAAAAACTGCATTTGGCCTGTTTCGAGACAAAGCCGTGGCAGATGCGTACGGTTCAACCTTTGCAGGTGATTTAAGTGATCCACTGCGCATCAGTCGCCTCGTAGAACAATATAACAACTTGGACTTACAAGCCGACTGCTTCATCCATTGCGCCGGGTTAGCTCATCAGCCAAACGAGACGCAAGAAATAAAAAGGGCGATGTGGCAAACGAACGACATAGGCACTGCCAACGCTCTAGAATTCTGTAAGCAAGTTGGAATAAACAAATTCGTCTACATCAGCACCATAGCAGGTTACGACTGGACCTCTATCGAACAAGCCACAGAGGATTCGAAACTTGTCCCGATAACCGAGTATGCGAAATCAAAAATTTCTGCCGAAAACCGGGTACTCGCATCTCCAATCGATAGTCGAATAATACGATTAGCAACAGTTTTCGGCCAAGGCGACATAGCTAACTTCTCTCGACTTTCGACCCTACTACGCAAAAGACGATTTCCAATACCAGGCGAAGGAATCGCTCGAAAGAGTGTGATCCCTATAGACACGGCCGCGAGCCTTATTGCGAAGTTCGCAACGATGGACAAAGTCCCATACCAAACAATAAACCTTGCTCTTCCCGAAGCACCGACTCTCAACGAGATATGTGACTGCTTTTCGCGAGTATGTAAATTCCCTAGAGCTCCACGAGTTCCACTCCCCGCTATCAAGGCCCTGGCAATGATAGGAGATTGCTTCAGTACTATCTGGGAAATGCCCTTTAGCACCAATGTGCTGAATAAGCTAACGACTTCAACTTGCGTAAACACGGACCGCATTCAAACGATCTTCCCCAAGGAACTCTTAGAAAGTTTTGAAGTTAGCCTCGAGCGCCACGCTAACTACTATCAGTCCCTACATTCATAAGTATTCGATAACAGAAATACCTTATTACATTCTTATGGATAGCGTACATGCCATGTCACTCCTATACCAGTTACTTCGACTCTATTTGTAACATACACGTTTCATCAAACGACTGCAACGCAAAGACAAAAAACTTAAACTCGCAGATCAGAACATCAATTTCACACAATGGCTATTTAAGATGCGCGTTTTTTAGCGCCATTGAACCAAACATCCTCCTAGACATAATCTCCACTTCGTATGCAAACATTTTCTACCTCGTTCCGCAAACGATCAACAGATTCATTTCAACAGAAAATAAAATAAATAACCAGAGCAATAAAACATTTCAGAGAATAACCAAGGAAACGCAAAGACTACGAACACACCACAGAAACAAACCAACACACGATTTACACCTTGGAAATCATCTAGACATTCACATCACCTCGACAAACATCCTCTTACCACTTAGCAGCTAATCATCTTTAAAGCTACTATAAACCGAGAAGACCTCTTCTGAAAGCATTCTTGATCCAAAGCACCGACAACGCAACCACATACCACTGCTCCTAAAATACAATCCTCGCTCCTAATAGCGCCTACACACGATTTAAACACTTCAAAATAACCAGAGAGCAACAACTAATTAATATTTATATGAAAAAAGCCTGCTTGGTAGTAAGTAATTATCTGACAGGAAACAAAATTTTTGATACGAATCGTCATCGTGACAACTGCGTAGACCGCTTTGTAAAACTCAAAAAAGCTATGCGGCAAGAAGGTTACGATTTATCAACGCACGACATAAACAGCATTGAACAGTCACAAATCGTTATTTATGCCTCCAATATGCCCGAAACACTTCCAAAGGAAGAAGACATAGAAAAAAGCTATCTTATTCTAAGCGAAAGCGAGTTCATTCGCCCAGATAACTACGACGTAAAAAAGCACGCATTTTTCAATAAGATATTCACCTGGGCAGACGACCTAGTAGACAATAATAAATACATTAAACTTAACTACGCCCACGCATTTCCGACGCACATAAACAAAGACTTATCCACTAAAAAAAAATTATGCGTCCTAATCTCCGGCAATAAAAAGCCAATACCCACACTAAACAAAAAACTACTAGCCCTCGACCTCTACGGAGAAAGAGTAAAAGCGATTCGTTGGTTTGAAGCAAACCAACCGAATGACTTTGATCTGTATGGAGTTGGCTGGGACAGATATCGCTTTAGCGGACCCAAAATCATCAGAGCACTCAACAGGATACCGCGACTTGCGCAATTCACGCTAAAACTCACGGGTTCCGCTTACTCTTCGTACAAGGGTACAATCAAGCACAAAAAGCCAATCATGCAGCAATACAAATTCTCTATAAGCTACGAGAACGCAAGAGACATACCAGGATACATAACCGAAAAGATATTTGATAGCTTTTTCGCAGGCTGCGTACCTATATACTGGGGAGCTAACAATATATCCAATCACATACCGACCAACACGTTCATCGACAAACGTAACTTCGAAAGTTACGAGGAACTTCACCGATACATAAAAAGTATAACAGATAGCGATTACTTAAGAATACTAGAGAACATAGAAGACTACCTATACTCCGACCTAGCATACCCATACAAGAGCGAGGGCTTCGCACAAACGATAATCCGAACGATCTTAAACAACTACGGAAGAAACAAGCGATGATCATCGTAAGAGTTTCAGGCGGGATAGGCAATCAGCTGTTTCAATATGCAATTGGCCGCGCAGCGTCTCACCACCACCAAGTTCCACTCAAACTAGATACCACATCCTACGAGACCTACACACTGCACAATGGCTTTCGCCTAAAACAATTCCTCACCCAATCGGAGATCGCCAAAGAGCAGGAGATACGAAGACTCAAAGGAGCAGACAATCTCATTTATCGTGCATTAAGAAGAGCGGGAATAATTAAACGCAATACATACTACAGTGAGAAAGAAAGGACGATATTCGACCCTGTTGCCTTATCAAAAAACCCGGTTTATCTAGATGGATACTGGCAAAACGAAAAATATTTTTCGAACATCAGGCAGATCTTACTGCAAGAAACGCAACCATCCGAACCTCTTAGCACCCAAGCTCAAGATCTATTTCTAATGACCCAAAGGAGCAATACAGTAAGCATTCACGTAAGAAGGGGGGATTACCTCAATCATCCAGAGATAGGAGTGCTTAGCCTAGATTACTACAAGAACGCAACAGATTACATAAAATCAAAGGTGCAATCACCTAAGTTTTACATTTTCTCAAATGACCTAGAGTGGTGTGAACAGAATCTCAATTTCATTAAAAACCCTATCTACGTTAACAACACTGTCACTGAAATCGACGATATCACGCTCATGAGCCAGTGCCAGCACAACATCATCGCGAACAGCTCCTTTAGCTGGTGGGCTGCTTGGCTAAACCAACGCACACACAAGATTGTCATTTCTCCGAAAAAATGGATGGCTGAAAACAACCGTGGTTACAGATGGGCACTCGAATCCTGGATAGAATTATAATACCTACATCTACAATGAACAAAAAAGAAACAGAGAAAGACATACAGACCAAGCAAGACATCGAATACCGGTTCCCCTATCACTACATCCCAGAGTACAAAAAGAATTTCTTCCAAAACTTCACTTGGGGATGGTCAATAAATTACGTTACCGCGATAGAATTTATACTAGAGGAAATCAAGGAATTAGACCAAAATATTCAATCAATTTATGACTTAGGCTGCGGAGACGGGAGAATAACGAAAGAGCTACACGAGGAGTTTAACAACAAAGAGGTAATAGGTATCGACTACTCTGAAAGGGCGATAAACCTAGCCAAAGCAATGTCTCCAGCAGTTGACTACAAACGATTAGATATTACCGAGGCAAAGAATATGAAAAAGGTCGACGCACTGACCTTAATTGAAGTCCTTGAACACATACCTTTGAAATCATGTGAAAACTTTGTGAATGCCCTATCCGGACTGATAAATACTGGTGGCTTTCTCTTCTTAACAGTACCCCACAAGAACGTACCCGTCTCATACAAACATTTTCAACATTTCGACCTAGAAACCTTAAAAAAGTATTTCGAGGGTGATTTTACATTTGAAAAAGTGTGTTACATACAAAAGTCACCAGTTCACAAGAAATTAGTTTCAAAGATAATAAACAACAACTTCTACGTAATCAAAAGCAAAACCATCAACAACGCCTACCATAGATATTACAAAAACCACTGTTTTCACGCCAAGAACAATAATTGCGAAAGGATATACTTGAGACTGAAAAAAAAGTAGGAACGCACTAGCGACAGAGCAAGAAACCAACCTCATCGCCGCCCTGACCCGAAGACTACCATCAAAGACCCCAGGAGACTTGAACTATTATCCAACAAAGCTATCAAATCATCAGGAACTCAGCCTTCATCGCGGCACTGAACGATTTGGGACTTACTCCTAATTTTGAACAAATTCATGCCAGCCAACAAACCAGCCATCTCAATAGTAATGTCCGTTTACAACAGCGAGAAATACCTCGCTGAATCAATCGAGAGCATCCTCCATCAAACGTTCACCGACTTTGAGTTCATTATTATCGATGACGGCTCTGCCGACAGGAGCCGATCGATCATTGAGTCCTATCTGGCAAAAGACAAACGAATCACGTTAATCAGCCGCGAAAACAAAGGCCTACCATACTCACTAAACGAAGGCATCGCACTTGCGGAAGGAAGATACATCGCACGCATGGACGCTGACGATATTTCCCTGCCCAATCGTATCGAGAAACAGATCGCGTTCATGGACTCACACAAAGAGATTGGGGTTTGTGGAACATTAGCTTACCTCTTCCAGGACAACCCCACAAAAAGGCAAGTATTGCGACACCCAGAGGACCATGACTCATTGAGAGTGCGATTACTGTTTTCTGTTTGCTTCATCCACCCGACAGTTATCATCCGAAAAAAGCTGCTAGACGAACTAGATTATATTTACAACGTTGATTTCAACAACTCTCAAGACTACGAACTCTGGTCAAGATTGGCCGACAAAACTAGATTTTTCAACATTCAACAACCACTAATATATTACCGGGTGTCCCCCACAAGCATCACCGCGAACACGAACAAAGAGAGACTAACCTCAAGATACCCGCTAATTTCCAAGGTTCAGAAAGAGCAACTCGCGATACTTGGATTAGACTTGAATGCAGACGAATCAATCATGCATTTTAGACTTGGATTAAATACTGACATGATACTCCTGAATAAGAATGCTAGCTATGTTAAAAGCCACCTGTACAGGTTAATCAAAGCGAACAGAAAAGAAAGACAATTCGACAGAATAAAACTATACAACTTCTTGTCCAAAAAGTATTTTATATTTACAGTGCTTACATTTAAAAACAACTATAAAAACAATATCTTAAACCTTTTTAGCTTTATGTTCATAAGAGGACTTATTCAGATTTCATACGAACAGGTGCTTAATCTCTTACTCATTACCTCATTACTGTCCTCTTCAAAGCACACAACCAAAGACCGTGAATCACTAAACAACTAGCAAAGTATTGTTAGACTTGAAATCAAATCAAAAGCATTTTTATAGTTTAAAACAGCAAGGGCCATCGACCACCAGAATGCTCAATCACACCCAGCAGCAATATAAAGCAGAGGCGACTAACCCACTATACAGCATCTAGAGCCCACTAAACAGGCTTCGTCGTCAATCGATTCCGAGACGAGCAAATCATTCGAATGAGCTTGGCCGTGACAAGAAAAACTCAAGACTTACCGACATTCGCATCCGAAAGAGTCCCATTGTAAATCTGCAAATCTGATCACGTACATCACAGACTACCATTGAATACCTTGATTTTGACATCCGCTATCAACACCTCTATAATATGACAATTCTCGTAACAGGCTGTGCTGGATTTATTGGCTGGAGGACTTCCTCGATGCTCATAGAGCAGGGACACAAGGTCATCGGTATTGATAATTTCAACTCTTACTATGACACTCGATTGAAGGATTGGCGCACCGAACAGTTGAAGAAAAGTGATTCGTTTGAACTTGTGAATGGTGATATCGAAAACCTAGGGCTGCTCAACTACCTGTTTTCGAACCATCGTTTTGATGCCGTCATCAATCTCGCTGCACGGGCTGGGGTTCGCTATAGCATGGAGAATCCGCATGTCTATCTGAATTCGAACGCAGATGGCACGCTCAACCTGCTGGAATGCATGCGGAAGAACAACATAAAGAAATTGGTTCTCGCCTCGACATCATCGCTTTATGCAGGCCAGGAAATGCCCTTTCTGGAGTCACTTCCGGTCAACCAACCGATCTCTCCGTACGCTGCCTCGAAAAAGGCGGCCGAAGTGATGGCCTACACCTACCACTACCTCTATGGGTTCGATGTGTCAGTGGTACGCTACTTCACAGTATATGGGCCAGCTGGCAGACCAGATATGAGCCCACTTCGATTTATCAAATGGATTGACGAAGGTACCCCCATCAAGCTCTTCGGCGATGGCACTCAATCTCGCGATTTCACCTACGTCGACGACATTGCCCGCGGCACCATTCTTGCCCTAGCAGAGGTGGGGTATGAAATCATCAATCTAGGAGGAGGAAACAATCCGATTTCCATTCTTAAGATGATCAATACTTTCGAAAAGCTGCTTGGAAAGAAAGCGACTATCGACGAGCGTCCTTTCAACAAATCCGATATGAAACACACCTGGGCCAACATCGAAAAAGCGAAAGAGCTGTTAAACTGGTCGCCAGAAATAGACTTTGATACAGGAATGCAACGTACCGTAGATTGGTATCTTGAGAACAAGGAATGGGTCTGCGATTTACGAATCTAACTTGTTTACACACTTCGCATATTGCGAAATTGAAGTAGATTCCAAATTACAACGTTCCATTAGCGAATGACCTCCACCACGCTCCTTCTGTTCGCAATCGCCAGCCTTGTTTTGGGAACTTTGGGCATTCCTCTGTATATACGCATGGCACGAGCGAGGAATATACTCGACACACCCAACCAAAGGAGCTCGCACTCCATTCCCACTCCAAGAGGGGGCGGTATATTCATTCCAATTGGTCTCATCGCCTCTTTATTCATAGGATTGCAAGTATTCGAAATACAACTCGAAGATCCCTCTCTCTTGATCGCATTCTCGGCTGTAGCTCTCATCGGGTTTGTGGATGATATAAAGAATCTTCCCTCAACCTTGCGCTTATCCGCCCATCTCACTTGCGGAGCTAGCGTTGCATGGACCGCCCTGCCAGAACAGTCCAACGTCCTAGCGATGCTCACCTTGGCGATCTTGACCATCTGGCTCGTTGGTTGCCTGAATATCTTCAACTTCATGGACGGCATCGACGGGATCGCGACCTGCCAGGGGATTGTTGCGGCAGTCGTTTGGTACGTAATCTCCAAAGACTCCCAAAACACAATGGGCTCACTGCTAGCGACGGTCACAATCGGAGGTCTCCTAGCATTTCTGCTATTCAATTGGCCGCCTGCAAAAGTCTTCATGGGCGATAGTTCAAGCGGGTCGCTTGGGTTTCTCTTTGGGGCCTTTCCTTTGCTCATCGCCTCTAGTGATCTGTACGATCTGTGGATCCATGTTAATTATGGGGCACTCGCTCTTTTTCCTTTTCTATTCGACGGCTCCTTTACTCTGTTTCGGCGTTTGATGCGGAATGAGAATGTACTCGAAGCGCATCGATCCCATCTCTACCAGCGTTGGGTGCAAAGCGGGAAGTCACACCGCTTCGTCACCTCAGCCTATACGCTTTGGGCAACTCTTTGCGGTACGGTCTGTCTCCTTTCCTATTTCAATCTATCGCCACTCTGGATCTCCTGGGTAATCGCCTGTCTTCCGGCTCTTGGATTACTTCGGCACTCACAGAGATTTCCTCGTCAGTAGAGCTCCTCTCGGGGCGTACGGAACACCTTAATCAGCATGCTGGCCGCAACCTTTCAAAGAATTATGCTAGACATACATAATGTTTCCTTTGCATTATCATTGATGCAATGAGAAGCCTCCGATTTTTGGACAGAGAAGGGGAACTCGAAAAACTACGCTCATTCGCAAGCCTTGAGGTACCTTCACTAGCGATTCTGTACGGAAGACGCCGTTGCGGAAAATCGCGTCTCCTGCAAGAGTTCTCACGAGAGCAAGATCTCTACTTTCTCGCAGACAAACAAGACCCTACCTTGCAACGCGAACGACTTGCCCGCGATGTAGCCTTGCGATTCGACGGATTCGATCAGGTCCAGTACCCTTCCTGGGAAAGCATCCTCACCCAAGTTGACGGAAGGATGTCTCAGGGAAGCTGCCTTATTCTGGACGAGTTCCCCTACCTGGCAGCGACCAGCCCTGAGCTACCAAGCGTTATCCAAAGACTTCTAGACACGCGCCGCCTAAAGAACACCCACCTGATCCTATGCGGCTCATCGCAGCGCATGATGCTCAATCTCGCCATGGGAGCCGCGGAGCCTCTTTATGGTCGAAGCCAACTGTTCATGAAAATTCGTCCGCTAGAATGCGGGTGGATCACTAAAGCTTTGAGCTTCGATGCCAACGACTCAATCACGGCCTACGCAACACTCGGCGGGACACCTCGCTATTGGGAACTGGCGCGAAGTTATGACTCCATCGAAAGCTTCACCAAGGCTCTCATCTTAGATCGCGATGGCATCCTCCACGATGAGATGCGCAGGCTTCTACTAGACGATCTAAACGATTCCTCACTGGCGATCTCGTTGCTGTCACTGATCGGAAACGGTTCCCATCGAATTTCAGAACTTGCAGCGCGTATCGGCAAACCGGCTACGCAGCTAACACGCCCTATCGCAAACCTAGTGGAACTTGGCTACGTACGCCGCGAAACCCCTTTTGGCGAGAACGAGAAAAAGTCGAAACGCGGGCTCTATAAACTGTCGGACCCCTACCTAGCCTTCATCTACAAATTCGTAGAACCTAATCGATCTCGGCTCGAGATGGGAGATACGAACACTGTTTTCGACGATATAACCCCATCCCTTTCCCAACACGTGAGTCTGGTATGGGAAGATCTGGCTCGCCGTTCCGTTTCCCGACTGAACACTGCGAACATGGTCTGGCAACCCGCAAAACGTTGGTGGAAAGGCTCTAATGACAGAGAGATCGATATCGTCAGCGAATCCGCCGATAAACGGTGCGTTCTCGTCGGCGAAGCGAAATGGTCGAATTCCATCGACCCAATCAGAACACTCTATCGCCTTCAGGAAGTAGCCGAGCAGCTGCCAATCAGAAAGGGCCAGGAGCTCCGATTCGCCCTGTGGAGTAAAGCAAAAGCTGGCAAGAAAGGTGACCTCCACCTCATCAGCCCAACTACGGTGCTCAATGCTCTAACATGATCCCCCCACCCAATTCCAACATGTGCTCAATGATACTTCCCTTGATCCATAAAATCTTTGCGTTCTTCGCGTACTTCGCGGTTATACACACCTTTCAATGAAGAGATCCCATTCTTTTTCCCTCCTAGCAATTGCGTGGGCTGTGTCAGCAAGCTCCACAGCGCTTGCTTCTCCGCGCATCGAGTCCGACTCAATTACAGATCGCCACGACATGCTGCTGCTTCGAGACAACGCAGCGATCGAAAGCGCTGTGCTGACTTGGCCATGGCCCCTCGGGCGAGACTCCCTCGGCGATCACGGATCAGTGATCGGTGATCTCGAATCGCAGGCAGTCGCCCAAAGTCGGATGGGGGCACTTTACGAAAATGAAAGCGAGCTAGGATTTGGAGCGACTGAAGCATCGTTTTCTATCGCGTCCGATACGCTTCCTTTCCGCAGCTTTGGTTCGCAACCTCGGGAGCAGTTCCAAGCATCCCTTTCGCAGTCCTGGCTGAGCGAGTGGTTCGCGGGGAACTTGTCGTTCACCTACGCGGACGATCCCTTGGATGGGGACGAGTTTCGCCTCGACGGGTCCTACTTGGCCGTGGCTCTCGGAAACTGGTCCTTCGGGATCGATCAGGTGGAGCGCTGGTGGGGACCGGGCTGGGACGGTTCGCTGATCCTTTCCAACAACGCTCGCCCCGTTCCCGCTCTATCGCTCACTCGCATCTCGCCCGATGCGTTTGAAAACAAGTGGCTCAAGTGGATCGGCCCTTGGACCTTCACGACCTTCATGGGACAGCTGGACAACGACGAGGGTGAACGACCCGGCTCCGACGCACGCCTTTTCGGCATGCGCATCGACTTTTCCCCGTTCGGTTGGGACAATTTGGACATCGGGTTGAGCCGAGCGGCACAATGGGCGGGTGACGGACGTCCCGGAGGATTGGATACTTTTTGGAAACTACTTTTAGGCGAAGACAACGCGGTCAACGGAATCACCAACGAGAACGAGCCAGGCAACCAGCTGGCAGGGATCGACTACCGTCTAAGAATTCCCGGCTACAATTTCGCTCACTACTTTCAGATAATTGGCGAGGATGAGGAAACCTTTCTTCCTGATGCCAACATGATTATGGGCGGTTTCGAAACATGGGGCGAGCTTGCGAGAACTGGAACGACCTGGAGAGCGTACTGGGAATGGGCGGATACTCGAGCCGGGTATTTAAGACGAGATCCACGTCCAAGTCGGGATTTCAACACAGCCTACAACCACGGAATCTACCGCAGTGGGTACCGCTACCATGGTCGATCCATCGGGCACGCTATGGACGGAGACGGCGTGATGCGCTCCATCGGCGGGTTCATCGTTCAAGAAAACGGAAACCTTTGGGGAGCCAAATAC from Pelagicoccus sp. SDUM812003 includes these protein-coding regions:
- a CDS encoding glycosyltransferase family 10, with translation MKKACLVVSNYLTGNKIFDTNRHRDNCVDRFVKLKKAMRQEGYDLSTHDINSIEQSQIVIYASNMPETLPKEEDIEKSYLILSESEFIRPDNYDVKKHAFFNKIFTWADDLVDNNKYIKLNYAHAFPTHINKDLSTKKKLCVLISGNKKPIPTLNKKLLALDLYGERVKAIRWFEANQPNDFDLYGVGWDRYRFSGPKIIRALNRIPRLAQFTLKLTGSAYSSYKGTIKHKKPIMQQYKFSISYENARDIPGYITEKIFDSFFAGCVPIYWGANNISNHIPTNTFIDKRNFESYEELHRYIKSITDSDYLRILENIEDYLYSDLAYPYKSEGFAQTIIRTILNNYGRNKR
- a CDS encoding glycosyltransferase family 4 protein, which encodes MIRSLTERGHDVVALAPECDSELTSRLRSRGARFIKLTINRAGLSPIGDLRYTIRLARILSNEKPDLLLSYNIKPVIFGSFAGRLAGVKHLATIVAGLGYAFSQPSSNKHRLVSSLTKLLYRNAISRHSLMIFQNNDDRTDLQKLKLLNPRTTTIVVGGSGVDTSWFTESTPSTTPVSFLLTARLISDKGIYEYYEAAKRILASGRKAQFQLLGPFDSNPKGITENVVKKWKAEGIIQYLGELDDVRPAYNNCSVFVLPSYYREGCPRSSLEALSCGRPIITTNSVGCRETVIDGKNGFLARPRSIEDIEQAMIRFIDDPSLIHRMGKASRKLAVERFDVHTVNRRIIEAIEALP
- a CDS encoding NAD(P)-dependent oxidoreductase — translated: MNPQSIIVSGASGWLGREILKSTARKTAFGLFRDKAVADAYGSTFAGDLSDPLRISRLVEQYNNLDLQADCFIHCAGLAHQPNETQEIKRAMWQTNDIGTANALEFCKQVGINKFVYISTIAGYDWTSIEQATEDSKLVPITEYAKSKISAENRVLASPIDSRIIRLATVFGQGDIANFSRLSTLLRKRRFPIPGEGIARKSVIPIDTAASLIAKFATMDKVPYQTINLALPEAPTLNEICDCFSRVCKFPRAPRVPLPAIKALAMIGDCFSTIWEMPFSTNVLNKLTTSTCVNTDRIQTIFPKELLESFEVSLERHANYYQSLHS
- a CDS encoding class I SAM-dependent methyltransferase yields the protein MNKKETEKDIQTKQDIEYRFPYHYIPEYKKNFFQNFTWGWSINYVTAIEFILEEIKELDQNIQSIYDLGCGDGRITKELHEEFNNKEVIGIDYSERAINLAKAMSPAVDYKRLDITEAKNMKKVDALTLIEVLEHIPLKSCENFVNALSGLINTGGFLFLTVPHKNVPVSYKHFQHFDLETLKKYFEGDFTFEKVCYIQKSPVHKKLVSKIINNNFYVIKSKTINNAYHRYYKNHCFHAKNNNCERIYLRLKKK
- a CDS encoding alpha-1,2-fucosyltransferase codes for the protein MIIVRVSGGIGNQLFQYAIGRAASHHHQVPLKLDTTSYETYTLHNGFRLKQFLTQSEIAKEQEIRRLKGADNLIYRALRRAGIIKRNTYYSEKERTIFDPVALSKNPVYLDGYWQNEKYFSNIRQILLQETQPSEPLSTQAQDLFLMTQRSNTVSIHVRRGDYLNHPEIGVLSLDYYKNATDYIKSKVQSPKFYIFSNDLEWCEQNLNFIKNPIYVNNTVTEIDDITLMSQCQHNIIANSSFSWWAAWLNQRTHKIVISPKKWMAENNRGYRWALESWIEL
- a CDS encoding glycosyltransferase family 4 protein; this translates as MKILNIVPDLSSGGAEKLVAELNQQFVIRKHKSITLTLCNNKNDSTQSLNHKKPYDALKAPHRLISWYLKNGPFEIVHLHLTPAQLLAPYIKLIDPQAILVTTEHSTTNRRRQLRFGTLLDAVLYFQFSKVVCISQGSRQFLTKDRPYLKQKTSVILNGIDSSRFRRSEVEQDPTLILSVGRLVHAKNFHSAILALKNIRDLNFKYLIAGTGPEQQKLQDLIINSRLEDKVKLVGHIQNIPRFLSKGSIFLTPSNSEGFGLAAAEAMASGLAIIGSNVPGLREVIGEDNESCLLSNPTDLDKMSSNLRAVLMNSALRERLQSNALKRSKKFSILDSSDRHLCLYNHLNSPEII
- a CDS encoding glycosyltransferase; the encoded protein is MPANKPAISIVMSVYNSEKYLAESIESILHQTFTDFEFIIIDDGSADRSRSIIESYLAKDKRITLISRENKGLPYSLNEGIALAEGRYIARMDADDISLPNRIEKQIAFMDSHKEIGVCGTLAYLFQDNPTKRQVLRHPEDHDSLRVRLLFSVCFIHPTVIIRKKLLDELDYIYNVDFNNSQDYELWSRLADKTRFFNIQQPLIYYRVSPTSITANTNKERLTSRYPLISKVQKEQLAILGLDLNADESIMHFRLGLNTDMILLNKNASYVKSHLYRLIKANRKERQFDRIKLYNFLSKKYFIFTVLTFKNNYKNNILNLFSFMFIRGLIQISYEQVLNLLLITSLLSSSKHTTKDRESLNN